One region of Pongo pygmaeus isolate AG05252 chromosome 21, NHGRI_mPonPyg2-v2.0_pri, whole genome shotgun sequence genomic DNA includes:
- the UCKL1 gene encoding uridine-cytidine kinase-like 1 isoform X5 has translation MAAPPARADADPSPTSPPTAQDTPGRQAEKSETVCEDRSNAESLDRLLPPVGTGRSPRKRTTSQCKSEPPLLRTSKRTIYTAGRPPWYNEHGTQSKEAFAIGLGGGSASGKTTVARMIIEALDVPWVVLLSMDSFYKVLTEQQQEQAAHNNFNFDHPDAFDFDLIISTLKKLKQGKSVKVPIYDFTTHSRKKDWKTLYGANVIIFEGIMAFADKTLLEVSTRREYPPRWCLSPGRLVHELLDMKIFVDTDSDIRLVRRLRRDISERGRDIEGVIKQYNKFVKPSFDQYIQPTMRLADIVVPRGSGNTVAIDLIVQHMHSQLEEQRKLRWDMAALASAHQCHPLPRTLSVLKSTPQVRGMHTIIRDKETSRDEFIFYSKRLMRLLIEHALSFLPFQDCVVQTPQGQDYAGKCYAGKQITGVSILRAGETMEPALRAVCKDVRIGTILIQTNQLTGEPEVPGGSLGDEPRGRGQREPHLQPDPCCPQLHYLRLPKDISDDHVILMDCTVSTGAAAMMAVRVLLDHDVPEDKIFLLSLLMAEMGVHSVAYAFPRVRIITTAVDKRVNDLFRIIPGIGNFGDRYFGTDAVPDGSDEEEVAYTG, from the exons CAGCAATGCAGAGTCCCTGGACAGGCTCCTGCCACCTGTGGGCACTGGGCGCTCTCCCCGGAAGCGGACCACCAGCCAGTGCAAGTCAGAGCCTCCCCTGCTGCGCACAAGCAAGCGTACCATCTACACTGCAGGGCGGCCACCCTGGTACAACGAGCACGGCACGCAATCCAAAGAGGCCTTCGCCATCG GCCTGGGAGGCGGCAGTGCCTCTGGGAAGACCACTGTGGCCAGAATGATCATTGAGGCCCTGGACGTGCCCTGGGTGGTCTTGCTGTCCATGGACTCCTTCTACAAG GTGCTGACTGAACAGCAGCAGGAACAGGCCGCACACAACAACTTCAACTTCGACCACCCAGATGCCTTTGACTTCGACCTCATCATTTCCACCCTCAAGAAGCTGAAGCAGGGGAAGAGTGTCAAGGTGCCCATTTATGACTTCACCACGCACAGCCGGAAGAAGGACTGG AAAACACTGTATGGTGCAAACGTCATCATCTTTGAGGGCATCATGGCCTTTGCTGACAAGACACTGTTGGAGGTGAGCACCCGCCGGGAATACCCACCCCGCTGGTGTCTCAGCCCTGGCCGCCTTGTCCATGAG CTCCTGGACATGAAGATCTTTGTGGACACAGACTCCGACATCCGCCTGGTACGGCGGCTGCGCCGGGACATCAGTGAGCGCGGCCGGGACATCGAGGGTGTCATCAAGCAGTACAACAAGTTTGTCAAGCCCTCCTTCGACCAGTACATCCAGCCCACCATGCGCCTGGCAGACATCGTGGTCCCCAGAG GGAGCGGCAACACGGTGGCCATCGACCTGATCGTGCAGCACATGCACAGCCAGCTGGAGGAG CAGAGGAAGCTACGTTGGGATAT GGCTGCGCTGGCCTCGGCACACCAGTGCCACCCCCTGCCCCGGACGCTGAGCGTCCTGAAGAGCACGCCGCAGGTACGGGGCATGCACACCATCATCAG GGACAAGGAGACCAGTCGCGACGAGTTCATCTTCTACTCCAAGAGACTGATGCGGCTGCTCATCGAGCACGCGCTCTCCTTTCTGCCCTTTCAG GACTGCGTCGTGCAGACCCCGCAGGGGCAGGACTATGCGGGCAAATGCTATGCGGGGAAGCAG ATCACCGGTGTGTCCATCCTGCGCGCCGGTGAAACCATGGAGCCTGCGCTACGCGCTGTGTGCAAAGATGTGCGCATCGGCACCATCCTCATCCAGACCAACCAGCTTACCGGGGAGCCCGAGGTGCCTGGgggcagcctgggtgatgagccCAGGGGTAGGGGGCAGAGGGAGCCCCACCTGCAGCCTGACCCCTGCTGCCCGCAGCTCCACTACCTGAGGCTGCCCAAGGACATCAGCGATGACCACGTGATCCTCATGGACTGCACCGTGTCCACGGGTGCCGCGGCCATGATGGCGGTGCGCGTGCTCCTG GACCACGACGTGCCTGAGGACAAGATCTTTTTGCTGTCACTGCTCATGGCAGAGATGGGCGTGCACTCAGTGGCCTATGCATTTCCACGAGTGAGAATCATCACCACGGCGGTGGACAAGCGGGTCAATGACCTTTTCCGCATCATCCCAGGCATTG GGAACTTTGGCGACCGCTACTTTGGGACAGACGCGGTCCCCGATGGCAGTGACGAGGAGGAAGTGGCCTACACGGGTTAG
- the UCKL1 gene encoding uridine-cytidine kinase-like 1 isoform X14 — translation MAAPPARADADPSPTSPPTAQDTPGRQAEKSETVCEDRSNAESLDRLLPPVGTGRSPRKRTTSQCKSEPPLLRTSKRTIYTAGRPPWYNEHGTQSKEAFAIGLGGGSASGKTTVARMIIEALDVPWVVLLSMDSFYKVLTEQQQEQAAHNNFNFDHPDAFDFDLIISTLKKLKQGKSVKVPIYDFTTHSRKKDWKTLYGANVIIFEGIMAFADKTLLELLDMKIFVDTDSDIRLVRRLRRDISERGRDIEGVIKQYNKFVKPSFDQYIQPTMRLADIVVPRGSGNTVAIDLIVQHMHSQLEERELSVRAALASAHQCHPLPRTLSVLKSTPQVRGMHTIIRDKETSRDEFIFYSKRLMRLLIEHALSFLPFQDCVVQTPQGQDYAGKCYAGKQITGVSILRAGETMEPALRAVCKDVRIGTILIQTNQLTGEPEVPGGSLGDEPRGRGQREPHLQPDPCCPQLHYLRLPKDISDDHVILMDCTVSTGAAAMMAVRVLLDHDVPEDKIFLLSLLMAEMGVHSVAYAFPRVRIITTAVDKRVNDLFRIIPGIGNFGDRYFGTDAVPDGSDEEEVAYTG, via the exons CAGCAATGCAGAGTCCCTGGACAGGCTCCTGCCACCTGTGGGCACTGGGCGCTCTCCCCGGAAGCGGACCACCAGCCAGTGCAAGTCAGAGCCTCCCCTGCTGCGCACAAGCAAGCGTACCATCTACACTGCAGGGCGGCCACCCTGGTACAACGAGCACGGCACGCAATCCAAAGAGGCCTTCGCCATCG GCCTGGGAGGCGGCAGTGCCTCTGGGAAGACCACTGTGGCCAGAATGATCATTGAGGCCCTGGACGTGCCCTGGGTGGTCTTGCTGTCCATGGACTCCTTCTACAAG GTGCTGACTGAACAGCAGCAGGAACAGGCCGCACACAACAACTTCAACTTCGACCACCCAGATGCCTTTGACTTCGACCTCATCATTTCCACCCTCAAGAAGCTGAAGCAGGGGAAGAGTGTCAAGGTGCCCATTTATGACTTCACCACGCACAGCCGGAAGAAGGACTGG AAAACACTGTATGGTGCAAACGTCATCATCTTTGAGGGCATCATGGCCTTTGCTGACAAGACACTGTTGGAG CTCCTGGACATGAAGATCTTTGTGGACACAGACTCCGACATCCGCCTGGTACGGCGGCTGCGCCGGGACATCAGTGAGCGCGGCCGGGACATCGAGGGTGTCATCAAGCAGTACAACAAGTTTGTCAAGCCCTCCTTCGACCAGTACATCCAGCCCACCATGCGCCTGGCAGACATCGTGGTCCCCAGAG GGAGCGGCAACACGGTGGCCATCGACCTGATCGTGCAGCACATGCACAGCCAGCTGGAGGAG CGTGAACTCAGCGTCAG GGCTGCGCTGGCCTCGGCACACCAGTGCCACCCCCTGCCCCGGACGCTGAGCGTCCTGAAGAGCACGCCGCAGGTACGGGGCATGCACACCATCATCAG GGACAAGGAGACCAGTCGCGACGAGTTCATCTTCTACTCCAAGAGACTGATGCGGCTGCTCATCGAGCACGCGCTCTCCTTTCTGCCCTTTCAG GACTGCGTCGTGCAGACCCCGCAGGGGCAGGACTATGCGGGCAAATGCTATGCGGGGAAGCAG ATCACCGGTGTGTCCATCCTGCGCGCCGGTGAAACCATGGAGCCTGCGCTACGCGCTGTGTGCAAAGATGTGCGCATCGGCACCATCCTCATCCAGACCAACCAGCTTACCGGGGAGCCCGAGGTGCCTGGgggcagcctgggtgatgagccCAGGGGTAGGGGGCAGAGGGAGCCCCACCTGCAGCCTGACCCCTGCTGCCCGCAGCTCCACTACCTGAGGCTGCCCAAGGACATCAGCGATGACCACGTGATCCTCATGGACTGCACCGTGTCCACGGGTGCCGCGGCCATGATGGCGGTGCGCGTGCTCCTG GACCACGACGTGCCTGAGGACAAGATCTTTTTGCTGTCACTGCTCATGGCAGAGATGGGCGTGCACTCAGTGGCCTATGCATTTCCACGAGTGAGAATCATCACCACGGCGGTGGACAAGCGGGTCAATGACCTTTTCCGCATCATCCCAGGCATTG GGAACTTTGGCGACCGCTACTTTGGGACAGACGCGGTCCCCGATGGCAGTGACGAGGAGGAAGTGGCCTACACGGGTTAG
- the UCKL1 gene encoding uridine-cytidine kinase-like 1 isoform X11, producing MSSPPAYPGIRISGCRALGAEGSSNAESLDRLLPPVGTGRSPRKRTTSQCKSEPPLLRTSKRTIYTAGRPPWYNEHGTQSKEAFAIGLGGGSASGKTTVARMIIEALDVPWVVLLSMDSFYKVLTEQQQEQAAHNNFNFDHPDAFDFDLIISTLKKLKQGKSVKVPIYDFTTHSRKKDWKTLYGANVIIFEGIMAFADKTLLEVSTRREYPPRWCLSPGRLVHELLDMKIFVDTDSDIRLVRRLRRDISERGRDIEGVIKQYNKFVKPSFDQYIQPTMRLADIVVPRGSGNTVAIDLIVQHMHSQLEEQRKLRWDMAALASAHQCHPLPRTLSVLKSTPQVRGMHTIIRDKETSRDEFIFYSKRLMRLLIEHALSFLPFQDCVVQTPQGQDYAGKCYAGKQITGVSILRAGETMEPALRAVCKDVRIGTILIQTNQLTGEPEVPGGSLGDEPRGRGQREPHLQPDPCCPQLHYLRLPKDISDDHVILMDCTVSTGAAAMMAVRVLLDHDVPEDKIFLLSLLMAEMGVHSVAYAFPRVRIITTAVDKRVNDLFRIIPGIGNFGDRYFGTDAVPDGSDEEEVAYTG from the exons ATGAGCAGCCCCCCAGCTTACCCTGGCATCAGGATCTCAGGGTGCCGGGCCCTTGGAGCAGAAGGCAG CAGCAATGCAGAGTCCCTGGACAGGCTCCTGCCACCTGTGGGCACTGGGCGCTCTCCCCGGAAGCGGACCACCAGCCAGTGCAAGTCAGAGCCTCCCCTGCTGCGCACAAGCAAGCGTACCATCTACACTGCAGGGCGGCCACCCTGGTACAACGAGCACGGCACGCAATCCAAAGAGGCCTTCGCCATCG GCCTGGGAGGCGGCAGTGCCTCTGGGAAGACCACTGTGGCCAGAATGATCATTGAGGCCCTGGACGTGCCCTGGGTGGTCTTGCTGTCCATGGACTCCTTCTACAAG GTGCTGACTGAACAGCAGCAGGAACAGGCCGCACACAACAACTTCAACTTCGACCACCCAGATGCCTTTGACTTCGACCTCATCATTTCCACCCTCAAGAAGCTGAAGCAGGGGAAGAGTGTCAAGGTGCCCATTTATGACTTCACCACGCACAGCCGGAAGAAGGACTGG AAAACACTGTATGGTGCAAACGTCATCATCTTTGAGGGCATCATGGCCTTTGCTGACAAGACACTGTTGGAGGTGAGCACCCGCCGGGAATACCCACCCCGCTGGTGTCTCAGCCCTGGCCGCCTTGTCCATGAG CTCCTGGACATGAAGATCTTTGTGGACACAGACTCCGACATCCGCCTGGTACGGCGGCTGCGCCGGGACATCAGTGAGCGCGGCCGGGACATCGAGGGTGTCATCAAGCAGTACAACAAGTTTGTCAAGCCCTCCTTCGACCAGTACATCCAGCCCACCATGCGCCTGGCAGACATCGTGGTCCCCAGAG GGAGCGGCAACACGGTGGCCATCGACCTGATCGTGCAGCACATGCACAGCCAGCTGGAGGAG CAGAGGAAGCTACGTTGGGATAT GGCTGCGCTGGCCTCGGCACACCAGTGCCACCCCCTGCCCCGGACGCTGAGCGTCCTGAAGAGCACGCCGCAGGTACGGGGCATGCACACCATCATCAG GGACAAGGAGACCAGTCGCGACGAGTTCATCTTCTACTCCAAGAGACTGATGCGGCTGCTCATCGAGCACGCGCTCTCCTTTCTGCCCTTTCAG GACTGCGTCGTGCAGACCCCGCAGGGGCAGGACTATGCGGGCAAATGCTATGCGGGGAAGCAG ATCACCGGTGTGTCCATCCTGCGCGCCGGTGAAACCATGGAGCCTGCGCTACGCGCTGTGTGCAAAGATGTGCGCATCGGCACCATCCTCATCCAGACCAACCAGCTTACCGGGGAGCCCGAGGTGCCTGGgggcagcctgggtgatgagccCAGGGGTAGGGGGCAGAGGGAGCCCCACCTGCAGCCTGACCCCTGCTGCCCGCAGCTCCACTACCTGAGGCTGCCCAAGGACATCAGCGATGACCACGTGATCCTCATGGACTGCACCGTGTCCACGGGTGCCGCGGCCATGATGGCGGTGCGCGTGCTCCTG GACCACGACGTGCCTGAGGACAAGATCTTTTTGCTGTCACTGCTCATGGCAGAGATGGGCGTGCACTCAGTGGCCTATGCATTTCCACGAGTGAGAATCATCACCACGGCGGTGGACAAGCGGGTCAATGACCTTTTCCGCATCATCCCAGGCATTG GGAACTTTGGCGACCGCTACTTTGGGACAGACGCGGTCCCCGATGGCAGTGACGAGGAGGAAGTGGCCTACACGGGTTAG
- the UCKL1 gene encoding uridine-cytidine kinase-like 1 isoform X17 has translation MPSPGRVLMYPQGSCPPQPCLLRGWGDALWAGHTSGYLGGGQPWATSEHIPLCSSNAESLDRLLPPVGTGRSPRKRTTSQCKSEPPLLRTSKRTIYTAGRPPWYNEHGTQSKEAFAIGLGGGSASGKTTVARMIIEALDVPWVVLLSMDSFYKVLTEQQQEQAAHNNFNFDHPDAFDFDLIISTLKKLKQGKSVKVPIYDFTTHSRKKDWKTLYGANVIIFEGIMAFADKTLLEVSTRREYPPRWCLSPGRLVHELLDMKIFVDTDSDIRLVRRLRRDISERGRDIEGVIKQYNKFVKPSFDQYIQPTMRLADIVVPRGSGNTVAIDLIVQHMHSQLEERELSVRGSYVGICEQCAPWCCCVTRLPVAPCPAAPARPCFCSCPAPFPAAVTPLFCPRHTPPVSRPFPAPAPPLSLPLSRLFSAPATPHSRPRPFPCPCHASFLPPPYPFPAPPISLPRPHPIPCSAAFLFLPLHHPLSCPAPFPAPVTPLFCSAPSLSHLFFASTPPFSCPLLDLLLPRPSPGLGSGAGRGSQEALSQLCPPPPSLEGPRTTSGRSQGGA, from the exons atgcccagcccaggcaGAGTTCTTATGTACCCCCAAGGATCCTGCCCGCCTCAGCCATGCCTGttgagggggtggggggatgccCTGTGGGCCGGCCATACCAGCGGGTACCTGGGAGGTGGGCAGCCCTGGGCCACATCCGAGCACATCCCGCTCTGCAGCAGCAATGCAGAGTCCCTGGACAGGCTCCTGCCACCTGTGGGCACTGGGCGCTCTCCCCGGAAGCGGACCACCAGCCAGTGCAAGTCAGAGCCTCCCCTGCTGCGCACAAGCAAGCGTACCATCTACACTGCAGGGCGGCCACCCTGGTACAACGAGCACGGCACGCAATCCAAAGAGGCCTTCGCCATCG GCCTGGGAGGCGGCAGTGCCTCTGGGAAGACCACTGTGGCCAGAATGATCATTGAGGCCCTGGACGTGCCCTGGGTGGTCTTGCTGTCCATGGACTCCTTCTACAAG GTGCTGACTGAACAGCAGCAGGAACAGGCCGCACACAACAACTTCAACTTCGACCACCCAGATGCCTTTGACTTCGACCTCATCATTTCCACCCTCAAGAAGCTGAAGCAGGGGAAGAGTGTCAAGGTGCCCATTTATGACTTCACCACGCACAGCCGGAAGAAGGACTGG AAAACACTGTATGGTGCAAACGTCATCATCTTTGAGGGCATCATGGCCTTTGCTGACAAGACACTGTTGGAGGTGAGCACCCGCCGGGAATACCCACCCCGCTGGTGTCTCAGCCCTGGCCGCCTTGTCCATGAG CTCCTGGACATGAAGATCTTTGTGGACACAGACTCCGACATCCGCCTGGTACGGCGGCTGCGCCGGGACATCAGTGAGCGCGGCCGGGACATCGAGGGTGTCATCAAGCAGTACAACAAGTTTGTCAAGCCCTCCTTCGACCAGTACATCCAGCCCACCATGCGCCTGGCAGACATCGTGGTCCCCAGAG GGAGCGGCAACACGGTGGCCATCGACCTGATCGTGCAGCACATGCACAGCCAGCTGGAGGAG CGTGAACTCAGCGTCAG AGGAAGCTACGTTGGGATATGTGAGCAGTGTGCTCCGTGGTGCTGCTGTGTGACCCGCCTTCCCGTAGCCCCTTGCCCCGCTGCTCCTGCTAGGCCCTGTTTCTGCTCCTGCCCCGCCCCTTTCCCTGCCGCTGTCACGCCTCTTTTCTGCCCCCGCCATACCCCTCCCGTGTCCCGCCCCTTTCCTGCTCCTGCCCCGCCCCTTTCCCTGCCACTGTCACGCCTCTTTTCTGCCCCTGCCACACCCCATTCCCGGCCCCGCCCCTTTCCTTGCCCGTGTCACGCCTCTTTTCTGCCCCCGCCATACCCCTTCCCTGCCCCGCCTATTTCCCTGCCCCGGCCACATCCAATTCCGTGCTCTGCCGCTTTCCTCTTCCTGCCCCTGCATCACCCCCTTTCCTGCCCCGCCCCATTCCCTGCGCCTGTCACGCCCCTTTTCTGCTCTGCCCCTTCCCTGTCCCACCTCTTTTTTGCCTCCACCCCGCCCTTTTCCTGCCCGCTCCTAGACCTGCTCCTGCCCCGGCCATCCCCAGGCTTGGGCAGCGGGGCGGGACGGGGCAGTCAAGAGGCACTGAGCCAgctttgccccccacccccctctCTTGAGGGGCCGCGCACCACCTCGGGGAGGAGCCAGGGCGGGGCCTGA
- the UCKL1 gene encoding uridine-cytidine kinase-like 1 isoform X8 has protein sequence MPSPGRVLMYPQGSCPPQPCLLRGWGDALWAGHTSGYLGGGQPWATSEHIPLCSSNAESLDRLLPPVGTGRSPRKRTTSQCKSEPPLLRTSKRTIYTAGRPPWYNEHGTQSKEAFAIGLGGGSASGKTTVARMIIEALDVPWVVLLSMDSFYKVLTEQQQEQAAHNNFNFDHPDAFDFDLIISTLKKLKQGKSVKVPIYDFTTHSRKKDWKTLYGANVIIFEGIMAFADKTLLEVSTRREYPPRWCLSPGRLVHELLDMKIFVDTDSDIRLVRRLRRDISERGRDIEGVIKQYNKFVKPSFDQYIQPTMRLADIVVPRGSGNTVAIDLIVQHMHSQLEEQRKLRWDMAALASAHQCHPLPRTLSVLKSTPQVRGMHTIIRDKETSRDEFIFYSKRLMRLLIEHALSFLPFQDCVVQTPQGQDYAGKCYAGKQITGVSILRAGETMEPALRAVCKDVRIGTILIQTNQLTGEPELHYLRLPKDISDDHVILMDCTVSTGAAAMMAVRVLLDHDVPEDKIFLLSLLMAEMGVHSVAYAFPRVRIITTAVDKRVNDLFRIIPGIGNFGDRYFGTDAVPDGSDEEEVAYTG, from the exons atgcccagcccaggcaGAGTTCTTATGTACCCCCAAGGATCCTGCCCGCCTCAGCCATGCCTGttgagggggtggggggatgccCTGTGGGCCGGCCATACCAGCGGGTACCTGGGAGGTGGGCAGCCCTGGGCCACATCCGAGCACATCCCGCTCTGCAGCAGCAATGCAGAGTCCCTGGACAGGCTCCTGCCACCTGTGGGCACTGGGCGCTCTCCCCGGAAGCGGACCACCAGCCAGTGCAAGTCAGAGCCTCCCCTGCTGCGCACAAGCAAGCGTACCATCTACACTGCAGGGCGGCCACCCTGGTACAACGAGCACGGCACGCAATCCAAAGAGGCCTTCGCCATCG GCCTGGGAGGCGGCAGTGCCTCTGGGAAGACCACTGTGGCCAGAATGATCATTGAGGCCCTGGACGTGCCCTGGGTGGTCTTGCTGTCCATGGACTCCTTCTACAAG GTGCTGACTGAACAGCAGCAGGAACAGGCCGCACACAACAACTTCAACTTCGACCACCCAGATGCCTTTGACTTCGACCTCATCATTTCCACCCTCAAGAAGCTGAAGCAGGGGAAGAGTGTCAAGGTGCCCATTTATGACTTCACCACGCACAGCCGGAAGAAGGACTGG AAAACACTGTATGGTGCAAACGTCATCATCTTTGAGGGCATCATGGCCTTTGCTGACAAGACACTGTTGGAGGTGAGCACCCGCCGGGAATACCCACCCCGCTGGTGTCTCAGCCCTGGCCGCCTTGTCCATGAG CTCCTGGACATGAAGATCTTTGTGGACACAGACTCCGACATCCGCCTGGTACGGCGGCTGCGCCGGGACATCAGTGAGCGCGGCCGGGACATCGAGGGTGTCATCAAGCAGTACAACAAGTTTGTCAAGCCCTCCTTCGACCAGTACATCCAGCCCACCATGCGCCTGGCAGACATCGTGGTCCCCAGAG GGAGCGGCAACACGGTGGCCATCGACCTGATCGTGCAGCACATGCACAGCCAGCTGGAGGAG CAGAGGAAGCTACGTTGGGATAT GGCTGCGCTGGCCTCGGCACACCAGTGCCACCCCCTGCCCCGGACGCTGAGCGTCCTGAAGAGCACGCCGCAGGTACGGGGCATGCACACCATCATCAG GGACAAGGAGACCAGTCGCGACGAGTTCATCTTCTACTCCAAGAGACTGATGCGGCTGCTCATCGAGCACGCGCTCTCCTTTCTGCCCTTTCAG GACTGCGTCGTGCAGACCCCGCAGGGGCAGGACTATGCGGGCAAATGCTATGCGGGGAAGCAG ATCACCGGTGTGTCCATCCTGCGCGCCGGTGAAACCATGGAGCCTGCGCTACGCGCTGTGTGCAAAGATGTGCGCATCGGCACCATCCTCATCCAGACCAACCAGCTTACCGGGGAGCCCGAG CTCCACTACCTGAGGCTGCCCAAGGACATCAGCGATGACCACGTGATCCTCATGGACTGCACCGTGTCCACGGGTGCCGCGGCCATGATGGCGGTGCGCGTGCTCCTG GACCACGACGTGCCTGAGGACAAGATCTTTTTGCTGTCACTGCTCATGGCAGAGATGGGCGTGCACTCAGTGGCCTATGCATTTCCACGAGTGAGAATCATCACCACGGCGGTGGACAAGCGGGTCAATGACCTTTTCCGCATCATCCCAGGCATTG GGAACTTTGGCGACCGCTACTTTGGGACAGACGCGGTCCCCGATGGCAGTGACGAGGAGGAAGTGGCCTACACGGGTTAG
- the UCKL1 gene encoding uridine-cytidine kinase-like 1 isoform X6: protein MAAPPARADADPSPTSPPTAQDTPGRQAEKSETVCEDRNAESLDRLLPPVGTGRSPRKRTTSQCKSEPPLLRTSKRTIYTAGRPPWYNEHGTQSKEAFAIGLGGGSASGKTTVARMIIEALDVPWVVLLSMDSFYKVLTEQQQEQAAHNNFNFDHPDAFDFDLIISTLKKLKQGKSVKVPIYDFTTHSRKKDWKTLYGANVIIFEGIMAFADKTLLEVSTRREYPPRWCLSPGRLVHELLDMKIFVDTDSDIRLVRRLRRDISERGRDIEGVIKQYNKFVKPSFDQYIQPTMRLADIVVPRGSGNTVAIDLIVQHMHSQLEEQRKLRWDMAALASAHQCHPLPRTLSVLKSTPQVRGMHTIIRDKETSRDEFIFYSKRLMRLLIEHALSFLPFQDCVVQTPQGQDYAGKCYAGKQITGVSILRAGETMEPALRAVCKDVRIGTILIQTNQLTGEPEVPGGSLGDEPRGRGQREPHLQPDPCCPQLHYLRLPKDISDDHVILMDCTVSTGAAAMMAVRVLLDHDVPEDKIFLLSLLMAEMGVHSVAYAFPRVRIITTAVDKRVNDLFRIIPGIGNFGDRYFGTDAVPDGSDEEEVAYTG from the exons CAATGCAGAGTCCCTGGACAGGCTCCTGCCACCTGTGGGCACTGGGCGCTCTCCCCGGAAGCGGACCACCAGCCAGTGCAAGTCAGAGCCTCCCCTGCTGCGCACAAGCAAGCGTACCATCTACACTGCAGGGCGGCCACCCTGGTACAACGAGCACGGCACGCAATCCAAAGAGGCCTTCGCCATCG GCCTGGGAGGCGGCAGTGCCTCTGGGAAGACCACTGTGGCCAGAATGATCATTGAGGCCCTGGACGTGCCCTGGGTGGTCTTGCTGTCCATGGACTCCTTCTACAAG GTGCTGACTGAACAGCAGCAGGAACAGGCCGCACACAACAACTTCAACTTCGACCACCCAGATGCCTTTGACTTCGACCTCATCATTTCCACCCTCAAGAAGCTGAAGCAGGGGAAGAGTGTCAAGGTGCCCATTTATGACTTCACCACGCACAGCCGGAAGAAGGACTGG AAAACACTGTATGGTGCAAACGTCATCATCTTTGAGGGCATCATGGCCTTTGCTGACAAGACACTGTTGGAGGTGAGCACCCGCCGGGAATACCCACCCCGCTGGTGTCTCAGCCCTGGCCGCCTTGTCCATGAG CTCCTGGACATGAAGATCTTTGTGGACACAGACTCCGACATCCGCCTGGTACGGCGGCTGCGCCGGGACATCAGTGAGCGCGGCCGGGACATCGAGGGTGTCATCAAGCAGTACAACAAGTTTGTCAAGCCCTCCTTCGACCAGTACATCCAGCCCACCATGCGCCTGGCAGACATCGTGGTCCCCAGAG GGAGCGGCAACACGGTGGCCATCGACCTGATCGTGCAGCACATGCACAGCCAGCTGGAGGAG CAGAGGAAGCTACGTTGGGATAT GGCTGCGCTGGCCTCGGCACACCAGTGCCACCCCCTGCCCCGGACGCTGAGCGTCCTGAAGAGCACGCCGCAGGTACGGGGCATGCACACCATCATCAG GGACAAGGAGACCAGTCGCGACGAGTTCATCTTCTACTCCAAGAGACTGATGCGGCTGCTCATCGAGCACGCGCTCTCCTTTCTGCCCTTTCAG GACTGCGTCGTGCAGACCCCGCAGGGGCAGGACTATGCGGGCAAATGCTATGCGGGGAAGCAG ATCACCGGTGTGTCCATCCTGCGCGCCGGTGAAACCATGGAGCCTGCGCTACGCGCTGTGTGCAAAGATGTGCGCATCGGCACCATCCTCATCCAGACCAACCAGCTTACCGGGGAGCCCGAGGTGCCTGGgggcagcctgggtgatgagccCAGGGGTAGGGGGCAGAGGGAGCCCCACCTGCAGCCTGACCCCTGCTGCCCGCAGCTCCACTACCTGAGGCTGCCCAAGGACATCAGCGATGACCACGTGATCCTCATGGACTGCACCGTGTCCACGGGTGCCGCGGCCATGATGGCGGTGCGCGTGCTCCTG GACCACGACGTGCCTGAGGACAAGATCTTTTTGCTGTCACTGCTCATGGCAGAGATGGGCGTGCACTCAGTGGCCTATGCATTTCCACGAGTGAGAATCATCACCACGGCGGTGGACAAGCGGGTCAATGACCTTTTCCGCATCATCCCAGGCATTG GGAACTTTGGCGACCGCTACTTTGGGACAGACGCGGTCCCCGATGGCAGTGACGAGGAGGAAGTGGCCTACACGGGTTAG